One window of Quercus robur chromosome 12, dhQueRobu3.1, whole genome shotgun sequence genomic DNA carries:
- the LOC126708714 gene encoding probable LRR receptor-like serine/threonine-protein kinase At1g12460, producing MRRLYQFRLSHALLCFLSCFIGIATVSPATEKEILLQFKGNITSDPKSSLNSWVLSADPCQDYSGVFCNSAGFVERILLWNTSLGGVLSPALSGLKYLRILTLFGNRFSGNIPQDYANIKTLWKINVSSNALSGSIPEFIGDLPSIRFLDLSKNGFSGEIPSALFKYCYKTKYVSLSSNKLSGSIPVSILNCRNLAGFDFSFNNLSGGIPSGVCGIPMLEYLILRSNVLSGSVQEEISACQSLIVLDLASNLFTGLAPFGVLGSKNISLFNVSYNGFHGEIPEIACSESMEFFDASGNNLDGEIPLSITNCRSLKVLDLGFNKLNGSIPVGIGNMENLNVVRLGNNSIGGTIPKELGSIELLLILDLHNLHLFGHIPDDISNCRFLRELDVSGNALEGEIPDTLYNITSLEVLDLHQNRLNGSIPPSLGNNLKIQFLDLSNNSLSGSIPPSLGNLTNLTHLNVSYNKLSGTIPPSIQHFGPYAFFNNPLLCGAPLDTPCSAKGNGTSSTRRKTKELSNSVIVAIVAAAVIFAGVCVVYIMNIRASRRKKVDEAMVVESTPLGSTESNVIIGKLVLFSKSLPSKYEDWEAGTKALLDKECLIGGGSIGSVYRTNFEGGISIAVKKLETLGRIRSQDEFEQEIGRLGNLQHPNLVAFQGYYWSSTMQLVLSEFVTNGNLYDNLHGLNYEGTSSGVSNNALFWSRRFYIALGTARALAYLHHDCRPPILHLNIKSTNILLDEKYEAKLSDYGLGKLLPILDNYGLTKFHTAVGYVAPELAQSLRLSEKCDVYSFGVILLELVTGRKPVESPRANEVVVLCEYVRELLESGSASDCFDRSLRGFAENELIQVMKLGLICTSEVPSRRPSMAEVVQVLESIRNGLG from the exons ATGAGAAGACTTTATCAATTTCGTCTTTCTCATGCTCTTTTATGCTTTCTTTCCTGCTTTATTGGGATTGCTACAGTGTCACCAGCAACTGAGAAGGAGATTTTGCTTCAATTCAAGGGAAATATCACCAGTGATCCGAAGAGTAGCTTAAATTCATGGGTTTTGAGTGCTGACCCTTGCCAAGATTACAGTGGTGTGTTCTGTAACTCGGCTGGATTTGTAGAAAGGATTCTTTTGTGGAACACTAGTCTTGGTGGGGTGTTGTCACCGGCCTTGTCAGGTTTGAAATATTTGAGGATTTTGACATTGTTTGGGAATCGGTTTTCAGGCAATATCCCACAAGATTATGCTAACATTAAGACATTGTGGAAGATCAATGTGAGTTCTAATGCATTATCCGGGTCAATCCCagagtttattggtgatttacCGAGCATTCGGTTTCTAGATTTGTCAAAGAATGGTTTTTCCGGGGAGATACCATCAGCTTTATTCAAGTATTGTTATAAAACCAAGTATGTTTCTCTCTCTAGTAACAAGCTTTCGGGCTCGATTCCTGTCTCAATTTTGAATTGCAGGAACCTTGCAGGGTTTGATTTCTCTTTTAATAATCTTAGTGGTGGCATTCCTTCGGGGGTTTGTGGTATTCCTATGTTAGAGTATCTGATTTTAAGAAGCAATGTGCTATCAGGAAGTGTTCAAGAGGAGATTTCAGCATGCCAGAGCTTGATAGTTTTGGACCTTGCTAGCAATTTGTTTACAGGGCTGGCACCATTTGGGGTTCTTGGatccaaaaatatttctttgttCAATGTATCCTATAATGGGTTTCATGGGGAGATTCCTGAGATAGCCTGTAGTGAGAGCATGGAGTTTTTTGATGCTTCAGGCAATAATTTGGATGGGGAAATTCCACTTAGCATTACAAATTGTAGAAGTCTCAAGGTTTTGGACTTGGGGTTTAACAAGCTGAATGGGAGTATCCCAGTAGGGATTGGAAATATGGAGAATCTAAATGTGGTTCGATTGGGTAATAATTCAATAGGTGGGACTATTCCAAAGGAGTTGGGAAGCATAGAGCTGCTTCTCATTCTGGATTTGCACAATCTCCACCTTTTTGGCCATATTCCTGATGATATAAGCAACTGCAGGTTTCTTCGTGAGCT GGATGTTTCTGGTAATGCTTTAGAGGGAGAAATTCCCGATACCCTTTACAACATAACTTCCTTAGAAGTTCTTGACTTGCATCAAAACCGCCTCAATGGCAGCATTCCTCCAAGCCTAGGGAACAATTTAAAAATCCAATTTCTGGATTTGTCAAATAATTCACTTTCTGGGTCCATCCCCCCTTCTCTTGGAAATCTGACGAATTTAACACATTTAAACGTCTCCTACAACAAGCTCTCTGGCACCATTCCTCCATCCATACAGCATTTTGGTCCATATGCATTTTTTAACAATCCCCTACTCTGTGGCGCCCCTTTGGACACACCTTGCTCAGCAAAGGGCAACGGTACAAGTTCTACACGAAGGAAAACCAAGGAGCTGAGTAATTCTGTCATTGTCGCAATTGTTGCTGCTGCAGTGATCTTTGCTGGTGTTTGTGTGGTATACATCATGAACATCAGGGCTAGCAGAAGGAAAAAAGTTGATGAAGCAATGGTTGTTGAGAGCACACCACTAGGTTCCACGGAATCAAATGTTATAATTGGGAAGCTGGTTCTCTTCAGCAAAAGTTTGCCATCCAAGTATGAAGATTGGGAAGCTGGCACCAAAGCTTTGCTTGACAAGGAGTGTCTGATTGGTGGTGGGTCCATTGGTTCAGTCTACAGGACTAACTTTGAAGGTGGGATCTCAATTGCAGTGAAGAAGCTTGAGACTCTGGGAAGGATCAGAAGCCAAGATGAATTTGAGCAAGAAATTGGACGCCTAGGCAACCTTCAACACCCGAATCTGGTTGCTTTTCAGGGTTACTACTGGTCCTCAACAATGCAGTTGGTTCTATCTGAATTTGTCACAAATGGGAATCTGTATGATAATCTACATGGACTTAATTATGAAGGCACCAGCTCTGGTGTCAGCAATAATGCGTTGTTTTGGTCTAGGAGGTTTTACATTGCTCTTGGAACAGCGAGGGCCCTAGCTTACCTTCATCATGACTGTCGGCCTCCAATTCTTCATCTCAACATCAAATCAACAAACATACTCTTAGATGAGAAGTATGAGGCTAAGCTGTCAGATTATGGGTTGGGGAAACTGCTTCCCATTTTGGATAATTATGGTTTAACTAAATTCCACACTGCAGTTGGGTATGTTGCGCCAGAGTTAGCTCAAAGTTTGAGACTGAGTGAGAAATGTGATGTTTATAGCTTTGGAGTTATCCTTTTAGAGTTGGTTACAGGGAGGAAACCAGTAGAGAGTCCAAGAgcaaatgaggtggttgtcttGTGTGAATATGTTCGGGAGTTGTTGGAAAGTGGCTCTGCTTCAGATTGCTTTGATAGAAGTTTGCGAGGTTTTGCAGAGAATGAGCTTATTCAGGTTATGAAGTTGGGGCTCATTTGTACATCTGAGGTTCCTTCAAGGAGGCCAAGCATGGCAGAGGTTGTTCAGGTTCTCGAGTCTATCAGAAATGGATTGGGGTAA